From the Daucus carota subsp. sativus chromosome 8, DH1 v3.0, whole genome shotgun sequence genome, one window contains:
- the LOC135148274 gene encoding uncharacterized mitochondrial protein AtMg00810-like: protein MWQMDVKNAFLNGDLHEEVYLKPPPGFSHSPNQVFKLNKALYGLKQAPRAWFEKFSKVVQQLGFSSSPYDHALFIRRSERGIVLLLLYVDDMIITGDDSAGISELKQFLSQQFEMKDLGSLSYFLGLEVTSVPTGYSLSQVKYASDLLLKSGISDTKIVSTPLDYEVKLNAKDGELLSNPTLYRQLVGSLIYLTVTRPDIAHAVHIVSQFMAAPRTPHFTAVLHILRYVKGTIFHGLHYSFDSPLELHAYSDADWGGDPTTRCSTTGFCFFLGDSLISWRSKKQSLASRSSAESEYRALADTTQELIWLRWLLEDMSVTHSPATSIYCDNKSAIDIAHNDVFHERTKHIEIDCHFTRQQVAKGTVHLHSVTSADNTADIFTKAQPPGSFRNYVSKLKLVLQPS, encoded by the coding sequence AtgtggcaaatggatgtcaagaacGCATTTCTCAATGGAGACTTACACGAGGAAGTTTATCTCAAACCTCCTCCAGGTTTTTCCCACTCTCCAAATCAAGTGTTCAAGCTTAACAAGGCCCTTTATGGTCTTAAACAAGCACCTCGGGCTTGGtttgaaaaattcagcaaagtaGTTCAGCAATTGGGATTTTCTTCAAGCCCATATGATCATGCTCTTTTCATTCGACGATCTGAACGAGGAATTGTTTTACTTCTtctatatgtcgatgacatgatCATTACTGGAGATGACAGTGCGGGAATTTCTGAACTTAAACAATTTCTTAGTCAGCAATTTGAGATGAAGGATCTCGGTTCATTAAGCTACTTCTTAGGTCTTGAGGTTACTTCAGTTCCTACTGGTTACTCTCTCTCACAAGTAAAGTATGCATCTGACCTTTTGTTGAAATCTGGAATCAGTGACACTAAGATTGTTTCTACACCTCTGGATTATGAGGTTAAACTTAACGCCAAAGATGGTGAATTACTTTCTAATCCTACATTGTATCGCCAATTGGTTGGAAGTTTAATTTATCTCACTGTCACTCGTCCAGATATTGCTCATGCAGTGCATATTGTAAGTCAGTTCATGGCAGCTCCTCGTACTCCTCACTTCACAGCCGTCCTTCACATACTTCGTTATGTTAAAGGCACCATATTTCATGGATTACATTATTCATTTGACTCCCCACTTGAGTTACATGCTTACTCGGATGCTGATTGGGGCGGTGATCCTACTACCAGATGTTCCACTACTGGATTTTGTTTCTTTCTTGGCGACTCTCTTATTTCCTGGCGCAGTAAGAAACAATCTCTTGCTTCTCGATCAAGTGCCGAGTCTGAATATCGAGCTCTTGCTGACACCACACAGGAATTAATCTGGCTACGATGGTTACTCGAAGATATGAGTGTAACTCATTCTCCGGCCACTTCTATTTACTGTGACAACAAAAGTGCTATAGACATTGCTCACAACGACGTCTTCCATGAGCGCACTAAACATATAGAGATCGATTGTCATTTCACTCGTCAACAAGTTGCCAAAGGCACAGTTCATTTACATAGTGTCACGAGTGCAGATAATACTGCAGATATCTTTACAAAAGCTCAACCTCCTGGCAGTTTTCGCAATTACGTTTCCAAACTCAAGTTGGTTCTGCAACCATCTTA